The following DNA comes from Anopheles arabiensis isolate DONGOLA chromosome 3, AaraD3, whole genome shotgun sequence.
ATGCTGTTCGAGAAGGTGAAGAAGGTGGTCGGCGTGCAGTAATGAGGCTtggagtgagtgtgtgagcgAACCTTGGTATGTAATCCCCATCCTTGAGTGTGGCCTTGAGAAGGTGTAATAAACAATGCTTAATTCAATAAGGTAAACAATATACGTACTTAGTGATGTATtctttggagcgcacccatGACTCCGGTCCGACTtcggctattgttagtccgattccgactatggcaaaatccgaaccactagttccgtcCGGAGTCTGAGTCtcccggagtcgtctggagtcgttcggagtcgactggaatcggaatcagtcggagtcaacaggagcaGTGCGGTTAAATGTGCTTGTGATtaggcatttcatttcgttgtggttttttttatctttcactttgcgcgtgcacttcgtatacaggcctttgtttcgaaggcctactccggccgactccgggcgacttcgACTCCcaccgattccggacgactcggaACGGTTCCGGATAACTTCGACTCTCAAAAACTTCacatgactccgaacgactccgaatgacaccggacgactccgaacggctccggaTGAATCCGAAGTCGACTCCGACACCGAACGACTTTGGGTGACTCCGACTCTTAAtaacttcggatgactccggacgactctggacgactccaaacgactccacacgactctggacgactgcGAAGGAATCCGGACgacaccggacgactccgggcgattccggacgactctgaacgattTCGCACGACTTCGGGTGGCtatggacgactccggacgactccaaacgactctggacgactccgaacgacttcggatgactcaaACTCCCAATAACTTCGAAGGACTCCGaccgactccagacaactccggacgactccggacgactccaaacgactctggatgactgaAACTCCCAATAACTTCGGACGACTGCGAACGGACGGCTCAAtacgactccgatcgactacAGACAACTCCGACCGACTCCGGAccactccagacgactccaaacgactccggaggTCTCCGGGCGATTCTAAACGACTACAGATAATGCAGGGTGGATCTACTGGATAATCTTCCGAATTCGTCGGAGTccgatcggagtcgactccgcaTTGTTtaccaactttacccatcactgttacacacaccaaaacacaaaTTCGTCCGTTTTTGCTAGGCTGTAAAAAAGGCTGCCTCTTCGTTTATTGAAGTACGTCTTGGCGTAGTGTGGATAGGCAACGGTGTAAAGAGCGTTAACGAGGATGTTAAATTTGTAGATGGTCCGTTGCATATCTGGATGCGGGTAAAAGCTGGTCCCGATGGAACCGGTGGAATAAGCGGCTGCCGTTCGGAGGGGGCGCACGGCCATGGTACGACCGTTCCATGACCGGGGGTCGCCTCAAGCGCAGGCGACGGGTTCGTAGCTGGCCGGCAGTCGGCTGGCCGCGATCAGCGAGCATTCGTTCTGCAGCGGGAACAGTGTCTCCAGCATTTCCCTATTTGGGGAGGTAACATTAAAGGGGGAAACAGTTAGATTGACGCTTTTTCGGAGCGCTAACGACCTAAAAGACCTACCAGTGCTTCCGGCTGATGTAGCAGTAGACTTTCGGCAGCTCGAACCCATTGAACGGGCTGGCGACGGGAATGGTGTAAGCGCCCATGTTCTCAAACACGACCCAATCGTCGATCTGCAGCTCGGGCAGCGCGATCGTTTCGATCAGCTGATCGAGCGCGTCGCACGTCGGCCCCCAGAGCGTACTCTTGTACTGCTTGCCCGCCTGGCCACCGATCAGCTTCGGTTGCGGCACCTGGTGGTCGTACAGGATGCTGTTGAACGACGCGTACACTCCATCGTTCAGGTAGTACATCATCCGGTCGATCGTGCCGGTGCGCGCGTTCAGACAGACGCGCTTCGACTGCACGTTGGTGACGAGCGTAAAAGCGGACGACACGTAGTACCGGCCCGGCTCGGAGATGACGCGCACCGCCTTGTCCGGGAAGAACGTATCGAGCGCCGCGTTCACGATCATTGCCACCTCGTCGATCGAGGTGCCCGTATCGCCCGGGAAACCGCCGCCAATGTCCAGCAGGCTGAAGCTGTAGCCGAGCTGGGCCGCATAGTCGAACAGGTCGCGCGCGTACGAGATCGCTTTGTAGTAGATCGGGAAATCGGCACACCCGGACCCGACGTGGAAGCTGACGCCGATCACCTCCAGCCCGAGGCTGCGGGCAATCTTGATGAGACGGGGCGCTTCCTCCACCGGATCGCAGCCAAACTTCTTGCCGAGCGGGCACTGGGCCTTTTCCGCCTCGCACCGGATGCGGATGACGAGTCTGTCGCAGGGAGCAGGCAGGTGTAagacaaaacaagcaaaagaaggaaaattaaataattaaataatgctCTCCATTTTCTCCGtctctccttccctttccaGGCAGTGAAACGTACTTTGCATCCGGACAGTACTGCTTGATCTTGTGCAGCTCGGTATCGCTATCGTAGGTCATCGTTTTGACCGCGTTGCTCGCCGCGTACCGCACATGCGACGCCGGCTTCATCGGGTTCGCGAAGATGATGCGTTCCGGGGCGACGCCAAGCGAAAGAATCTTCGCTATCTCGCCCTTGGACGCACAGTCGAACGACGCGCCGAGTGCCGCCAGCGTCGCGCACACCAGATCGGTGTCGTTGCACTTGACCGCGTAGTGCGGCACGACGCGCGGCATCTTTTCGATCCACTGCTGGTGCTTGCGCACGATGTCGCCGATGTCCATTACGTAGAACGGATTGTCGGTCGGCAGCTGCTCCGCCAGCTGATCGATGATGGCCGGCACCTCCACCTCACCGTCGACGATCTCGATCTTGTCCGACTCATTCTCGAGGAACTTCATCTTGGAACAGGGGGCTTTGCTTCGCACGGTCTGTGTGTGGCTTTTTGGAATGTGGCACGCGCTGTTTTAGAGCGTGGTTGTGTTTGGATGTTGTTGAGTGACAaccacaagcagcagcagcagcaagcggtTCCGTCGAATCGAAGCTTAACTTCACTCAAACAAACTGAAGAaatcgaaaccaaaaaaagaagcccaACATTAGTGTATGCCCCCAGCGGAACATTTCAATGCATTTCACTTACGAGGCAGCCTTTAGCAGGGGGAACGGTAACGGAAGCCGTTATGGGGCTGCGACCGTCACCAGGGTGGTTTGCCGTTGGTATCTGTCAGTACCAGGAGGTGTCGATGGTTATGGTCAGTGCCCGACAGCAGGGCCAACTGACCGCTAGTCACGTCCtgcagaggaagaagaagaaaagccaAAGACTAGCATTAGCACATCATTACGTCAGTGTcagaggggggaggggtcTGTGCATCATCATCTTTCCCGCAGCAGATGGGGCCACACGATAAGGGCAAAGCGTTTTGTAGGATTTTATAAAGTATGGTCTTGCTTGAATCGTACACGCGTTCGGGTACAAAAGGAAATTTGAAAGCATTGCACTATCTCTTCTTAGACGCCTTTGTGCCACTATCTCTCGTACGCCAGTCGAGGAGGCAGTAGCAGATCTCGAATAGTCCCGAGGAAGTCAATTCTTCTAAATTAGTGataggaaaaatgaagttttcgtcggaatcgattccggctaccTCCAAATTTTTCTGGAATAGTagatccggaatcagtttccagaatcgatttcggaatcggttcgggattggagccggctccggaattggttctgaaatcgaaatcggctgcagaatcggaattggctacgaaatcagaatcggcttcgaaacGGAGTCGATTTTGACATAAAACTCCATAAGAacaggcgtttgggtccaatgatgctaggTATTGATATCCGCAAAgcatcaaaatttacttggaAACGATctattctcatggagattctcggactgaattcaattcaagaactgattctcattccgcagctcattccatttctggagtcaatcctAATTCCCAGGAGCATAGTGCGATTCCCAGGACGTCTCCGGAATTGGCTATGGAGACAACtctggaattggctccggagaCAACTTAgaatcggaatcaattccagcattggaatcggctccggaattgattccgaacaagGAATctgaatcgggtaggtccgatccCGGGCTCCCACCACTAATCTGAATCATTCGCACGTTTTTCGTGGGTGAGTGGCAGTAATTTCCGTCTAGATGTTCTTTTTTGTCAGTTCAATTTCACATTCATCAAATTAAGCGCGCTACAAATCATAACCTATACCAATCAAGCGCTATCAACTTGGTTGGCCACTACACtgttcattaatgaaaaaaaaaacggccctGAGATTAGATTTTTTGCCCCAcccccactccccccccctgGCATTGAAAGGTTATCGACCGTGTGTCTGTGCGCGGTAAAACATTTGAACCCGAAATGAAACCGATTGTGTCCAATTGGAAACCACCGATTCCGGTTGCgcgcgcgagtgtgtgtgtttccggaACTTTGGAGAGCcggaaaaaaaatctgaataGCGGATGACCTTATCATCTGGTTCTGAGAAGAGTAGGAGTGTTTAACGACTTGATGATAGTCGAATCATGAAAAGAAAGCATGCTCTATCCGCTGCCGGCAGTTCGAGGTTTGGGTGTCCTCTGTCTCCGTGTCCCCAAAAAAGCTAAAACCTTCCCCTTTGCCGCGACTGCTGCATCCGCCTGTACAAAACAGATGACCTAATATTGTGCCTTGCCCCTTCCCCCACGGTACAGTGGTGTCTACTGTTGCCGGGGCCTAAAATGTATTGATTAGAAATGGGACCGATTTGTATgggtttctgtgtgtgtgtgtgtgtgtgtgacgcgGTGAAACAGATGTGAGGAACTAAACACCGCCATTCTAACACGTGGTCGTCCGCTgttccggtgtgtgtgttcgtggcCAAGTTGGTGTATGCGTGAAGATGCAAATGCACGATGACGCCCGAATCGATCGATCATGTGAATTGTGTCGCGGAGACGTGTTGGCCAGTTACACAATGCGCATCTACACACAAAACCATCTAGTAGGTTCTCCCTttaagcaacacacacacacacacatgaacactCTGGCATGGTTGCTTTGGTACAAggggaaaaaaaacgcttGCTACGCGTTTAGTGGAAAGGGCTATTGCTGCCGAGCGGGGCCTACCCAGGATAGAGCTGGTTGTGTCCGGTGACACAATACTAAAAGAAAACAGGGACCATCAGTGTGCGTGTGAATTTTGTTTCCACCTTCATCTCGAAGCATTTGATTTTGGTTGACGGGGTGGGAAAAGAAGATTCAGTTTGAGACGGACGAAAATCGAAGGGAAATACCGTgtgtgcgcctgtgtgtgttgttgcgatGCTGActtttgtctatttttaatGTCGCATGTTCttcgtggttttttttttgtgtgtgtttgccgctAGGGGGAATTCACCTCCAACGCCTCTAGACACTTTTTTcgattgttgtgtgtttgagccattttaatttttggtaccgtttttttgctctactCTCACTagctgtgtacgtgtgtttgtgtacctTTGCAACAGTGTCGACGACCCACCCGCGCGGCACCCGATGGCATTGGAACGGAACTGGTCGTCTCGGCGGCCAAATGGCGTTGCAGAGCAATGGCAGTCGCAAGGGtgcatgcttttttttgtttgttcactGGCTACACTGGCTGGCTACGGCACTTACCTGTTGTGAAATTCTCGAAATTTTCcaacaaaagggaaaaataagGGCACCGGGTTGTGTGTTGGGTTGCACGTCTTGTTACACGAGTCCCATGCAGTGCGGGGATTTATTACACTTTAGGAGACGGTTCGAAATCCGCCTACTCCGCCTAACTATACAATCGAacaaatcgatcgattgagCACAAACAGCCGAATACACGCGCGTGGGAAAATCCTACGATTTTGTGATGAGTCACCAACAAACTGCACTTCCTCTGGGCTACGAGCAggacacaggcacacacattcGCTTCTGGGGATGCGGCAACGGCGGGACCAAACCGTACGGTTTCACTGGTGTTTCGGCTAGTTAGGCTGCAAAGAGCGCAGGGCCATCGGTTTATATACCTTCTCGCCTTCGGATGGCCACTCGCGGGAGAGCCGCTGATAATGGTCCGCAgagggagagacagagagagatagagagagagaggacacAGAAGCTcggcagcaaacaaaaagagggagagaaagttgCTCTCCTCTTGTTCCGGTGTGAGTTGGCGCGCAGTGCGAGAGAAGGCAAACGtgtttgaagaaagaaaagaaaatatcgaAACGTTTTGTGTTCTGCCCTTTTACTCGGTTTGGTATTCTAAGCAAAGGTTTATTATAAGGCATTATGttgtaaaattatattttttaattctattttctttgtgttctttttttagattttttcatcatattcaaaacaaactgcaaacatgGGTGACGGAGCGCATCGGAAAGATTGCCAATCACGTTACCGAAACGTGATAATTTCACATTCGGTAATGTTATCTACGTACGCAAGATGAATGCACCCGATAATGTTAGATCTGTGCCCCGAGCACAATGATTGACGAGCCAGTTTTTCAAGTgttattgtttcttttcggACACAAGGCAGCGGCAACCTATTTGCTGTCCCAGGCCTCTCGGAACAGGATCAAACTAGAAACGGCATGGAAACGATGCGCTTCTTCTTAGGTACCGCTACATCATCGGCAAGACAGTGCAAAAGCCCctgtcactctctctctctctctctctctatctctcttcttGTAAAGGGAGAACAACATTCAAATGCTCTTTCAAAACTGGCACACCGGATAGAGCGAACGGTCTCTCTCTCAAAACATAAAAGCACGTGTGGTGCGCTCTTTCTCGCCCTCCTCCCGTCTCCCGTGGTTACAGCGCAGCGCagtgtgtttacatttatgcGCGTGTTTATGCTCCCGGGGACCACCTGATACACAGCCAGCTGGTTTGCTGGTAGCAAGGCTCGGTGACCCGGCCGTACCGAGCCAAACGTAgcggcgcgcgcgcacacacacatacactgctgCGGCACTGTCGACGAACTGGCAAAGTCCCACCGGGTGTTTGTATGCTCTCGTGGATATGTTGTGGCATTGGTGATCACACTTTTGCTCATGTCTTTTGTGTTACACTAGGAAAAGGCGTTAGTGATGGAATCTATTCTCTACGCTTAAGTCTTAATTATTTTGCTCCGTTTTTACATTCTACGAGCCTTTCATCTCAAAGTCATTTTTAGGTATTAAAATTGGTAACTAAAGCTTTAATATTTGCATCCAAAATGTTGTTTATTGCATGGTGTCAGCAAGATATGGTACTGTCGctgttatgttttgtttatttctttatcGATTGAACGTAACCCACAGGTGGCAGAATGAACAATTGAACTCCTCCAGGCTGCTTGGTAAATGCCAAATTCGGCTATTGCAGTGAATGATTCATTTGTTTTGAACGCTTTTTTCAGGGTCAGCAGCTTGACCGTGTCGTCGCAGGTTAATAACTCTTATATCAATATTGATCGTACTGCTTCGAATCTACAAATATTTCGTTTCAACCAATTTAAGTTTGTTCCGTCCTAAAGTGGCTGAAAAatatgtacattttttttaatacgaaAGTGCATAAATGCGTTATTCCCACTGTAGAGTGCATGTCAAGCGGCAAACCGGTTGCATCGTGCGAAGCATTCGATCGGTTTTCAAAATCCTAGTTCAATCCCGCAAAAAGACTTCATTATGAATCAAGCGTAAGTTGTAACAATCAACTTATTTTCTGTATTTCTTGAAAGCCTCGTATGCACACTTGTGTCAGTATTTATTCGTACGTAAGTAAttctttttcataaaaaaaaaacaatttcaagtTTCTACACGTGTAATAGTTCAGTTACTCAAACATATAATTCCGATTACATTCCTTTACAATGAGCTTTTtcacagcaccaccagcaattCTTAATAAGATCAAGTATTCTTATTCGGAATGGTAATCATATTGGAAAAATGAAAGTGCAGGAGTTCTGATTTGAACTCAAGATGAACATATTTAACGTGTGATGCAGGGTTTCTTAAGATGTTGATCACTTTGATCGCTATTTTTaaagagactttgagccgatTGGCCTTATTCGCCTCTTTGATTTAACAATTGAAATCTAATCTTATAATCTACCATTCTTCTTTGCGTGCCTTTTGCGACTTAAAATTTGCTTATATTTGCTATAAGTCAACATGTATCGAAAGTTtctgaaaaattgtttttaaattttttaacaaTGGAACAATCTCTCATGATATAATTCCTTCATGTGTAGCATTGAATAATTCTGTTCTGGGTACACCAATAGCTACGCTCATTAGTGGCATATTGCAAGACTTGACCGACTACGCTTATTGTGCAATAGTTaccaataataaaatttaaaacaaatatgttGCCAACAACAGGAAGATTCTACTACAAAAACATGCTTAGTTATTGCATTCACACTGAGCTGTGCAGCGAAGATATGAAGATGTTGGATGAATtgattatttgaaataattacaatgcagatgatttaaataaatctaTAAATAAGCATATGACATCATGTTCAACTGATGAAGTACTGattgaaaaaacaaataaatacttATAGTTTATAGTTAGCTTAGCGCTTATAGTTAGCGCTCCTAGTTAGTAGTGGACTGCTACTGGGCGCTGGTACAACCATTATATGGAAGCGTGTCCCGAACCATTTCCATGATGAGCAACTTCTAATTTTAGTGCGATAAATAATCTTATCGCAACGGTTATATCTGCCCAGCCGGATGGTTCATGATGGTTCGCGAGTGCTTTTTGGCTGCTGCAGGACCGGCGGGGACCGGCTGAATGGTTTTCGATTGCATCAGATATATTGCTCGAACGTAACCTTGTGTGTCGTACGATCAGATCAGAGTCTCAAACGAGGCAGACTAAACAACGCAATTAATTAATGTCCCAGTTCCGCTCGCGCTCTGTTGTCAACAGGGGATGTGCCTTCCATTTCCACACAATTTCCACCCACTTTGGTGGCACATGGTCAAGTAATGGGCATTGGTGATGCTGCAATCATTATCGAAATGGACCACCGAAAACGTTCCCAGCAACCCGAACGTTCTAAACCATGTGGCAGGCACACGCGGCGATCACGAAA
Coding sequences within:
- the LOC120902383 gene encoding ornithine decarboxylase 1-like, which codes for MKFLENESDKIEIVDGEVEVPAIIDQLAEQLPTDNPFYVMDIGDIVRKHQQWIEKMPRVVPHYAVKCNDTDLVCATLAALGASFDCASKGEIAKILSLGVAPERIIFANPMKPASHVRYAASNAVKTMTYDSDTELHKIKQYCPDAKLVIRIRCEAEKAQCPLGKKFGCDPVEEAPRLIKIARSLGLEVIGVSFHVGSGCADFPIYYKAISYARDLFDYAAQLGYSFSLLDIGGGFPGDTGTSIDEVAMIVNAALDTFFPDKAVRVISEPGRYYVSSAFTLVTNVQSKRVCLNARTGTIDRMMYYLNDGVYASFNSILYDHQVPQPKLIGGQAGKQYKSTLWGPTCDALDQLIETIALPELQIDDWVVFENMGAYTIPVASPFNGFELPKVYCYISRKHWEMLETLFPLQNECSLIAASRLPASYEPVACA